One Tamlana carrageenivorans genomic region harbors:
- the cas1 gene encoding type II CRISPR-associated endonuclease Cas1 gives MIKRTVYIGNPAHLKLKNQQLLVQEPLGDVKGSVPIEDMALLVLDHYQITISTQVINSLQGNGVCIVTCDAHHLPFGITLPLYGHTEHSERVKYQLEVSDPLKKQLWKQTVIQKIKNQEALLKLNNRVHEPMEMYRTTTKSGDTTNTEGKAAQHYWKHLFPDFQRNRFGDAPNALLNFGYAILRSIVARALVSSGLLPVLGLFHKNKYNPYCLADDIMEPYRPFVDKMVVNYVNNNGETDALTKEVKAYLLGIATQDVWIDGQQRPLMIAVTTTTASLYKCYTGELRQIKYPELD, from the coding sequence ATGATAAAACGCACTGTCTATATAGGAAACCCAGCCCACCTCAAATTAAAGAACCAACAATTGTTAGTGCAAGAACCTTTGGGAGATGTAAAAGGTTCTGTACCTATTGAAGATATGGCCTTGTTGGTTTTGGACCATTATCAAATTACTATCAGTACGCAGGTTATTAATAGTTTACAAGGGAACGGCGTGTGCATTGTAACCTGCGATGCACACCACCTGCCTTTTGGGATTACCTTACCATTGTATGGTCATACAGAACATTCAGAACGTGTTAAGTATCAATTAGAGGTTAGTGATCCTTTAAAAAAACAGTTATGGAAACAAACTGTGATTCAAAAAATTAAAAATCAAGAAGCCTTACTGAAACTCAACAACCGTGTGCATGAGCCTATGGAGATGTATCGTACCACCACCAAAAGTGGTGATACAACTAATACTGAAGGGAAAGCAGCACAACATTATTGGAAACATTTGTTTCCTGATTTTCAGCGTAATCGATTTGGCGACGCTCCAAATGCGCTTCTAAATTTTGGATATGCAATTTTGCGTAGTATTGTAGCTAGGGCTTTGGTGAGTTCTGGATTATTACCTGTTTTGGGATTGTTTCATAAAAATAAATACAACCCCTATTGTTTAGCAGATGATATTATGGAGCCTTATCGCCCATTTGTGGATAAAATGGTGGTAAATTATGTAAATAATAATGGCGAAACCGATGCGCTTACTAAAGAAGTAAAAGCATATTTGTTAGGTATTGCTACACAAGATGTTTGGATAGATGGGCAACAAAGGCCTTTAATGATAGCAGTAACAACTACTACGGCTTCTTTGTATAAATGTTACACAGGAGAATTAAGACAGATAAAATATCCTGAATTAGATTAA
- the cas9 gene encoding type II CRISPR RNA-guided endonuclease Cas9 (Cas9, originally named Csn1, is the large, multifunctional signature protein of type II CRISPR/Cas systems. It is well known even to general audiences because its RNA-guided endonuclease activity has made it a popular tool for custom editing of eukaryotic genomes.), translating to MKKILGLDLGTTSIGWALVNEAENINETSEIIKLGVRVNPLSSDEITDFEKGNPLSVNADRTLKRGARRNLQRFKLRRKNLIETLLKNKVIQSESILTEIGSNSTFETLSLRAKAAKERVEKEEFARILLSINKKRGYKSSRKAKSEEEGTLIDGMSVAKHLYENNFTPGQYVYQLLLENKKYIPDFYQSDLKSEFLKIWNFQKEFYTEILTDELFQNLEGKSKNQTWAICKEPFKITGITQKGSASQKKLEKYKWRSEALESKVDLEILAIVFQEINNDLNKSSGYLGAIGDRSKKLYFNKITVGQYLYRQIELNRHTSLKNQVFYRQDYLDEFEQIWETQAKYHTELTPSLKEELRDIIIFYQRKLKSQKGLISICEFEQKTIEVTVEDKVKKKTIGPRVVPKSSPVFQEFKIWQVLNNLSFTPIKETPTDLFKKEFPEEVLTLDQKKLIFEELNTRGKLKNTDILKLLKLKTKDWKCNFESIEGNNTNQAIYNVLQQISENEGHGFDWNKKNASEIKEELKATLPEIGVNPNILDFDINADNFEQQASYQLWHLLYSAEDDTKISKQDEAIYGKTSVSLKKKLHLKFGIPVKYTALFANISLQPDYGNLSARAIRKIMPHLQDGIEYSQACVLAGYNHSNSITKEENLKRALKEKLELLPKNSLRNPVVEKILNQLVNVVNQIIDSYGKPDEIRIELARELKKSAKQRKEMTVGIAAATKRNEGVKKTLQKAPFNILNPTKNDVTRYRLYQELETNGYKTLYTNQYIAPNKLFSKEIDIEHIIPKAKLFDDSFSNKTLAFRTVNLTKSNMTSYDFIAEKYNDDLENYVLRVKNLYDNGVISKGKYSKLLMKESNLADGFIERDLKNTQYIAKKAKNMLQEVVRNVVPTTGSITDKLREDWDLINVMKELNLPKYRQLGLTVLEERKNGNKVEQIIDWSKRNDHRHHAMDALAVAFTTHNHIQYINNLNSSRDEESSSEYAKKSKKEINLFSIRNKITKNYDQKNGGKKRKFIPPLTNFRAEAKKHIEGILISFKTKNKVATKNINKTKKQGGYHVQKAKTPRGQLHKETVYGRSKKEIVKQEKIGTSFTIDKINTVTQPEYRTLLLKKITQFNNDPKKAFGGKNAPSKTPIYLANGKQMPLTVTTKTYQDVYTIRKEITPDLKIEKIVDAKIKALLYQRVEAFNGDKKAAFSNLDNNPIWLNKEKGIAIKRVTISGVSNVEALHDKRDYFGNLILDAEGHTQPVDFVSTGNNHHVAIYKDEKGKLQEQVVSLFDAIARVNQDLPIVNKDYNKDKGWEFLFTLKQNELFIFPTDTFNPEGIDLLNENNYALISPHLFRVQKISSLLSGLWFRHHLETTVSVNKSLKDTTYKVIQSLSKIENIIKVRTNHLGNIVQIGEY from the coding sequence ATGAAAAAAATACTAGGACTAGATTTAGGGACAACTTCTATTGGTTGGGCTTTAGTAAATGAAGCCGAAAATATAAATGAAACTTCTGAAATAATTAAACTCGGTGTTCGAGTAAACCCTTTAAGTTCTGATGAAATTACTGATTTTGAAAAAGGGAATCCATTATCTGTAAATGCAGATAGAACATTAAAAAGAGGGGCGCGTAGGAACTTGCAACGATTTAAATTAAGAAGAAAAAACTTAATAGAAACGTTGTTAAAAAACAAGGTCATCCAATCGGAATCAATATTAACAGAAATAGGAAGTAATTCTACTTTCGAAACCCTTTCCTTAAGAGCTAAGGCAGCTAAAGAACGTGTTGAAAAGGAAGAGTTTGCAAGAATACTTTTAAGCATCAATAAAAAAAGAGGGTACAAGAGTAGTAGAAAAGCTAAAAGCGAAGAGGAAGGTACTTTAATTGATGGCATGTCGGTTGCTAAACATTTGTATGAGAACAATTTTACGCCAGGACAATATGTTTATCAGCTTTTATTAGAAAATAAAAAGTATATCCCTGATTTTTATCAATCTGATTTAAAAAGTGAATTTTTAAAAATATGGAATTTTCAAAAAGAATTTTATACCGAAATTTTAACCGATGAGCTTTTCCAAAATTTAGAAGGTAAAAGCAAAAACCAAACATGGGCAATTTGCAAAGAACCTTTTAAAATTACTGGAATTACCCAAAAAGGTAGTGCCTCCCAAAAGAAACTAGAAAAATATAAATGGAGGAGCGAAGCTTTAGAAAGCAAAGTCGATTTAGAGATTTTAGCTATTGTATTTCAGGAAATAAACAATGACTTAAACAAATCGAGTGGGTATTTAGGTGCTATTGGAGATAGAAGTAAAAAACTATATTTTAACAAAATTACAGTTGGGCAATATTTGTATCGACAAATAGAACTAAATAGGCATACAAGCTTAAAAAATCAAGTCTTTTACCGTCAAGATTATTTAGATGAATTTGAACAAATCTGGGAAACACAAGCTAAGTATCATACAGAACTAACGCCTTCATTAAAAGAAGAGCTAAGAGATATAATTATTTTTTATCAACGAAAATTAAAGTCTCAAAAAGGGTTAATTAGCATTTGTGAGTTCGAGCAAAAAACAATTGAAGTAACAGTTGAAGATAAAGTTAAAAAGAAAACTATAGGGCCAAGAGTTGTCCCTAAATCATCTCCTGTATTTCAAGAATTTAAAATATGGCAGGTTTTAAACAATCTTAGTTTTACACCTATAAAAGAAACTCCAACGGATCTTTTTAAAAAGGAATTTCCAGAAGAAGTATTAACTCTAGATCAAAAAAAATTAATTTTTGAAGAACTAAATACAAGGGGGAAATTAAAAAATACAGATATTTTAAAACTACTGAAATTAAAGACAAAAGATTGGAAATGTAATTTTGAATCTATTGAAGGAAATAATACCAATCAAGCAATTTACAATGTATTACAGCAAATTTCTGAAAACGAAGGACATGGTTTTGATTGGAACAAAAAAAATGCCTCTGAAATAAAGGAAGAGTTAAAAGCAACATTACCAGAAATAGGTGTCAATCCAAATATTTTAGACTTTGATATTAATGCTGATAATTTTGAACAGCAAGCCAGTTATCAATTATGGCATTTGTTATACTCTGCCGAAGACGACACTAAAATAAGCAAGCAAGACGAGGCCATTTACGGGAAAACCTCTGTAAGCCTAAAAAAGAAATTGCATTTAAAATTTGGCATTCCTGTAAAATACACCGCTCTATTTGCTAATATTAGTCTTCAACCAGATTACGGAAATTTAAGTGCTAGAGCTATTCGTAAAATTATGCCACACTTACAAGATGGTATAGAATATTCGCAAGCATGTGTACTAGCGGGCTATAATCATTCAAACAGCATTACTAAAGAAGAAAATTTAAAAAGAGCATTAAAAGAAAAACTGGAACTTTTACCAAAAAACAGTTTAAGAAATCCTGTTGTAGAAAAAATATTAAACCAATTAGTTAATGTTGTTAATCAAATAATTGATAGCTATGGTAAACCTGATGAAATTAGAATTGAATTAGCCAGAGAATTAAAAAAATCGGCTAAGCAGCGTAAAGAAATGACTGTTGGTATTGCTGCAGCAACTAAGCGCAATGAAGGGGTAAAGAAAACACTTCAAAAAGCCCCATTTAATATTTTAAATCCTACTAAAAATGATGTCACTAGATATAGGTTGTATCAAGAACTGGAAACAAATGGATACAAAACACTATACACCAATCAATATATAGCACCAAACAAACTATTTTCTAAAGAAATAGATATAGAACACATCATTCCTAAAGCTAAATTATTTGATGATTCTTTTTCTAATAAAACCCTAGCGTTTAGAACAGTGAATCTTACCAAATCTAATATGACATCCTATGATTTTATTGCAGAGAAATATAATGATGATTTAGAAAACTATGTTTTAAGAGTAAAAAACTTATATGATAATGGTGTGATTTCCAAAGGAAAATATAGTAAGTTACTCATGAAAGAGAGTAACCTGGCTGATGGCTTTATTGAAAGAGATTTAAAAAACACACAATACATCGCTAAAAAAGCGAAAAACATGTTGCAAGAAGTTGTTAGAAACGTCGTGCCTACAACCGGAAGTATTACAGACAAACTACGAGAGGATTGGGATTTAATTAATGTAATGAAAGAGTTAAACCTTCCTAAATACAGACAACTTGGTTTAACTGTTCTGGAGGAACGAAAAAATGGAAATAAAGTAGAACAAATTATAGACTGGAGCAAAAGAAACGACCATAGGCATCATGCTATGGATGCATTGGCTGTTGCTTTTACAACCCATAATCACATTCAATATATTAATAATTTAAATTCTTCCAGAGATGAGGAAAGCAGTTCGGAGTATGCTAAAAAGTCTAAAAAAGAAATTAATTTATTTAGTATAAGAAATAAAATCACTAAAAATTATGACCAAAAAAATGGTGGTAAAAAAAGAAAATTCATTCCTCCATTAACAAATTTTAGAGCAGAAGCTAAAAAACATATTGAGGGTATTTTAATTTCTTTTAAAACTAAAAATAAAGTAGCTACAAAAAATATAAACAAAACTAAAAAACAAGGAGGCTATCATGTTCAAAAAGCCAAAACGCCTAGAGGCCAACTGCATAAAGAAACGGTTTATGGGCGCTCAAAAAAAGAAATAGTAAAACAAGAAAAAATTGGAACTTCCTTTACAATTGATAAAATAAATACGGTTACGCAGCCAGAATACAGAACACTACTTTTAAAGAAGATTACCCAATTTAACAACGATCCTAAAAAAGCTTTTGGGGGTAAAAATGCACCTAGTAAAACGCCTATATACTTAGCTAATGGTAAACAAATGCCCTTAACAGTAACTACTAAAACTTACCAAGACGTATACACCATACGTAAAGAAATAACACCTGATTTAAAAATAGAAAAAATAGTAGATGCTAAAATTAAAGCGCTTTTGTACCAAAGAGTAGAAGCTTTTAATGGCGATAAAAAAGCGGCTTTCTCTAACTTAGATAACAATCCTATTTGGTTGAATAAGGAAAAAGGCATTGCTATAAAGCGTGTTACCATTAGTGGAGTATCAAACGTAGAGGCTTTACATGATAAAAGAGACTATTTTGGAAACCTTATTTTGGATGCCGAAGGCCATACGCAACCTGTAGATTTTGTAAGTACCGGAAATAATCATCATGTCGCTATTTATAAAGACGAGAAAGGAAAATTACAAGAACAAGTTGTTTCTTTGTTTGATGCTATAGCTAGAGTAAATCAAGACCTACCTATAGTGAACAAAGATTACAACAAAGACAAAGGTTGGGAATTCTTATTTACACTCAAACAAAACGAACTTTTCATTTTTCCTACGGATACTTTTAATCCAGAAGGAATAGACTTGTTAAATGAAAATAATTATGCCTTGATTAGCCCTCATTTGTTTAGGGTACAGAAAATAAGTTCATTATTATCGGGATTATGGTTTAGGCACCATCTTGAAACTACTGTATCTGTAAACAAGTCTTTGAAGGACACAACTTATAAAGTAATACAATCATTAAGTAAAATTGAAAACATTATTAAAGTCCGAACTAATCACCTGGGTAACATTGTTCAAATTGGAGAGTATTAA
- a CDS encoding DUF6377 domain-containing protein has translation MRKTYDAAKETRIKELKKLLGETSTTLENKYFLTTKIIEEYEKYSFDSTLYYIEKNIATAKAINNIYLEKESILKLAKLLVQSGRYKESIDALNELNRKKLPEKLRNKYYYNYKEGYSGLSFYTSVQKSKKNYSSLYQAYQDSLMQRLGPNSDESLALKEKNLRDQRKINDALQTNSKRLSQVKLGTPLYSLITFERALLYDLNNHRDQQKKYLILSAISDIQSSVKDNASLTELAMVFFKEGDIDRAHKYIDFSVEDAELYNSRLRYINISNKLSVISKAYEARSIEQKEELKKMLLFISVLVLFLLITIFYIYKQIKKLSAARKSLKNANNQLKDLNEQLSFSNEDLNRLYNELSDSDRIKEQYIGTFLNLYSDYINKLDTYRKMVRTYIVSNRTNSLLELTKSKQVIENELNLFYENFDKSFLHIYPNFVEELNKLLHEDKQIVLKKGESLNTELRIFALIRLGITNSSKISKILRYSVNTIYNYRVKVKNSAINRDEFENMVKKIS, from the coding sequence ATGCGTAAAACTTATGACGCCGCTAAAGAAACACGCATTAAAGAGTTAAAAAAACTCCTGGGTGAAACATCTACAACGCTAGAAAACAAATATTTTCTTACCACCAAAATCATTGAAGAATATGAAAAATACAGTTTTGATAGCACCTTATATTACATCGAGAAAAATATTGCCACAGCTAAAGCTATAAATAATATTTACCTCGAAAAAGAATCCATATTAAAACTAGCCAAGTTGCTTGTTCAGTCTGGTAGATATAAAGAATCTATCGACGCTCTAAATGAGTTAAACAGGAAAAAACTACCCGAAAAACTACGCAATAAATATTATTATAACTATAAAGAAGGTTACTCGGGGCTCAGCTTCTATACCAGCGTTCAAAAAAGTAAAAAAAATTACTCCTCATTATACCAAGCCTATCAAGATTCATTAATGCAGCGATTAGGACCTAACTCGGATGAATCGTTAGCTTTAAAAGAAAAAAACTTACGAGATCAAAGAAAAATTAATGACGCTCTTCAAACAAACTCTAAACGCCTGTCTCAGGTAAAACTGGGCACCCCACTATATTCGTTAATTACTTTTGAAAGAGCGTTGCTATACGACTTAAACAACCACCGGGATCAGCAAAAAAAATACTTAATCTTATCGGCCATTTCAGATATTCAGTCTTCAGTTAAAGACAACGCTTCTCTAACCGAATTAGCTATGGTGTTTTTTAAAGAAGGTGATATAGATCGCGCACATAAGTATATCGATTTTTCTGTTGAAGATGCTGAGTTATACAACTCCCGACTTCGTTATATTAACATATCTAATAAATTATCAGTCATTTCAAAAGCATACGAAGCTCGCAGTATAGAACAAAAAGAAGAACTCAAAAAGATGCTTTTGTTCATTAGTGTTTTGGTCTTGTTTTTACTGATAACGATTTTTTACATCTACAAACAAATTAAAAAACTTTCGGCAGCTCGGAAAAGCTTAAAAAATGCCAACAATCAATTAAAAGACTTAAATGAACAATTAAGTTTTTCTAATGAAGACCTTAATAGACTTTACAACGAACTATCGGATTCCGACAGAATAAAAGAGCAATATATAGGCACATTTTTAAATTTATATTCTGATTACATAAACAAGCTAGATACTTACCGTAAAATGGTAAGAACCTATATTGTTTCAAACAGAACAAATTCATTACTTGAATTAACAAAATCAAAACAAGTTATAGAAAACGAGCTAAATCTTTTCTATGAAAACTTCGATAAATCTTTTTTACACATCTATCCTAACTTTGTCGAGGAATTAAACAAACTCCTGCATGAAGACAAACAAATTGTTCTTAAAAAAGGCGAAAGTTTAAACACAGAGCTACGAATATTTGCTTTAATAAGATTAGGCATAACCAACAGCTCGAAAATCTCCAAAATTCTTAGATACTCTGTAAACACCATTTATAATTATCGTGTAAAAGTAAAAAATAGCGCCATTAACAGAGATGAGTTCGAGAATATGGTTAAAAAAATCTCTTAA